A section of the Rhizobium sp. BG4 genome encodes:
- the purS gene encoding phosphoribosylformylglycinamidine synthase subunit PurS: MIKARVTVTLKNGVLDPQGKAIEGALGGLGFSGIGQVRQGKIFDLQLEGADKAKAESDLKAMCEKLLANTVIENYTISLD; this comes from the coding sequence GTGATCAAAGCTCGTGTAACCGTCACGCTCAAGAATGGCGTTCTCGACCCGCAGGGCAAGGCAATCGAAGGCGCCCTCGGCGGCCTCGGCTTTTCCGGCATCGGCCAGGTCCGCCAGGGCAAGATCTTCGACCTGCAGCTCGAAGGCGCAGACAAGGCCAAGGCCGAATCCGACCTCAAGGCCATGTGCGAGAAACTCCTCGCCAACACGGTGATCGAGAACTATACTATTTCTCTCGACTGA
- the purL gene encoding phosphoribosylformylglycinamidine synthase subunit PurL, translating into MTISNTRPITPELIASHGLKPDEYQRILDLIGREPTFTELGIFSAMWNEHCSYKSSKKWLRTLPTKGPRVIQGPGENAGVVDIDDGDCVVFKMESHNHPSYIEPYQGAATGVGGILRDVFTMGARPIAAMNALRFGEPSHPKTRHLVSGVVAGVGGYGNSFGVPTVGGEVEFDARYNGNILVNAFAAGLAKSNAIFLSEAKGVGLPVVYLGAKTGRDGVGGATMASAEFDESIEEKRPTVQVGDPFTEKCLLEACLELMKTGAVIAIQDMGAAGLTCSAVEMGAKGDLGILLDLDTVPVREEHMTAYEMMLSESQERMLMVLEPSKEEVAKAIFVKWGLDFAIVGKTTDDLRFRCVHQGEEVANLPIKDLGDQAPEYDRPWRESGKRAPLPAELVAAPEDYNKAVLDLVGSANQSSRRWVYEQYDTLIQGNSLQLPGGDAGVVRVEGHPTKALAFSSDVTPRYVEADPFEGGKQAVAECWRNITATGAEPLAATDNLNFGNPEKPEIMGQLVESIKGIGEACRALDFPIVSGNVSLYNETNGVAILPTPTIAGVGLLPDWKSMARIGSAAEGDQLILIGTDGGHLGSSIYLRDIIGSTDGGAPEVDLFAERRNGDFVRSAIRNAQVTACHDISSGGLALALAEMAMSSGKGLDVSLSDSKGAPHALLFGEDQARYVVAVKADVADFLCANAEGAGVPFRRLGTVAGDKLVVDDLIALPIQQLRNAHESWFPEFMDGRGALAAAE; encoded by the coding sequence ATGACCATATCCAATACCCGCCCGATCACCCCCGAACTCATCGCCAGCCACGGCCTGAAGCCGGATGAATATCAGCGGATCCTGGATCTGATCGGCCGCGAGCCGACCTTCACAGAACTCGGCATCTTTTCGGCCATGTGGAACGAGCACTGCTCCTACAAGTCCTCCAAGAAGTGGCTGCGCACGCTGCCGACCAAGGGACCGCGCGTCATCCAAGGTCCGGGTGAAAATGCCGGTGTCGTCGATATCGATGACGGCGACTGCGTCGTCTTCAAGATGGAAAGCCATAACCATCCGTCCTACATCGAGCCCTACCAGGGTGCGGCGACCGGCGTCGGCGGCATCCTGCGCGACGTCTTCACCATGGGCGCCCGCCCGATCGCCGCGATGAACGCGCTGCGCTTCGGCGAGCCGAGCCACCCGAAGACCCGTCACCTCGTTTCCGGCGTCGTCGCCGGTGTTGGCGGCTACGGCAATTCCTTCGGCGTCCCGACCGTTGGCGGCGAAGTCGAATTCGATGCCCGCTATAACGGCAACATTCTCGTCAACGCCTTTGCCGCTGGCCTCGCCAAGTCGAACGCCATCTTCCTCTCGGAAGCCAAGGGCGTCGGCCTGCCCGTCGTCTATCTCGGCGCCAAGACCGGCCGTGACGGCGTCGGTGGTGCGACCATGGCATCGGCCGAGTTCGACGAGTCGATCGAAGAGAAGCGTCCGACCGTGCAGGTCGGTGACCCCTTCACCGAAAAGTGCCTGCTGGAAGCCTGCCTTGAGCTGATGAAGACCGGCGCCGTCATCGCCATCCAGGACATGGGTGCCGCCGGCCTCACCTGCTCGGCTGTCGAAATGGGCGCCAAGGGCGATCTCGGCATCCTGCTCGACCTCGACACGGTTCCCGTCCGCGAAGAGCACATGACTGCCTATGAAATGATGCTCTCGGAAAGCCAGGAGCGCATGCTCATGGTTCTCGAGCCATCGAAGGAAGAGGTCGCCAAGGCGATCTTCGTCAAGTGGGGCCTCGATTTCGCGATCGTCGGCAAGACCACCGATGACCTGCGCTTCCGCTGCGTCCACCAGGGTGAGGAAGTCGCCAACCTGCCGATCAAGGATCTCGGCGATCAGGCTCCGGAATATGATCGCCCCTGGCGCGAATCCGGCAAGCGCGCGCCGCTGCCGGCCGAACTGGTGGCTGCACCCGAAGACTACAACAAGGCCGTGCTCGACCTCGTCGGCTCCGCCAACCAGTCCAGCCGCCGCTGGGTCTATGAGCAGTATGACACGCTGATCCAGGGCAACTCGCTGCAGCTGCCGGGCGGCGACGCCGGTGTCGTGCGCGTCGAGGGCCATCCGACCAAGGCGCTCGCCTTCTCCTCCGACGTCACGCCGCGTTACGTCGAGGCCGATCCGTTCGAAGGTGGCAAGCAGGCCGTTGCCGAATGCTGGCGCAACATCACCGCAACCGGCGCCGAGCCGCTGGCTGCGACCGACAATTTGAACTTCGGCAACCCCGAGAAGCCCGAAATCATGGGCCAGCTGGTTGAATCCATCAAGGGTATCGGCGAAGCCTGCCGCGCCCTCGATTTCCCGATCGTCTCCGGCAACGTCTCGCTCTATAACGAAACCAACGGCGTCGCCATCCTGCCGACCCCGACCATCGCCGGCGTCGGGCTGCTGCCCGACTGGAAGTCGATGGCCCGCATCGGCAGCGCCGCTGAAGGCGACCAGTTGATCTTGATCGGCACCGACGGCGGCCATCTCGGCTCCTCCATCTACCTGCGCGACATCATCGGCAGCACCGATGGCGGTGCCCCAGAGGTCGATCTCTTCGCCGAACGCCGCAACGGCGATTTCGTCCGCTCGGCAATCCGCAACGCCCAGGTCACCGCCTGCCACGACATTTCGTCGGGCGGTCTGGCACTGGCGCTCGCCGAAATGGCGATGTCCTCGGGCAAGGGTCTCGATGTCAGCCTGTCGGACAGCAAGGGCGCGCCGCATGCACTGCTCTTCGGCGAAGACCAGGCCCGTTACGTCGTCGCCGTGAAGGCCGATGTCGCCGATTTCCTCTGCGCCAATGCAGAAGGCGCCGGCGTTCCCTTCCGCCGCCTCGGCACCGTTGCCGGTGACAAACTGGTTGTCGATGATCTGATCGCACTGCCCATTCAGCAATTGCGCAACGCCCATGAATCGTGGTTCCCTGAATTCATGGATGGCCGCGGCGCACTCGCCGCTGCGGAATGA
- the purC gene encoding phosphoribosylaminoimidazolesuccinocarboxamide synthase, which yields MNRRRRIYEGKAKILYEGPEPGTLIQFFKDDATAFNKKKHEVIDGKGVLNNRICEFIFNHLNKIGIPTHFIRRLNMREQLIREVEMIPLEIVVRNVAAGSLAKRLGIEEGVVLPRSIIEFYYKSDSLDDPMVSEEHITAFGWANPAELDDIMALAIRVNDFMTGLFLGVGIQLVDFKIECGRLFEGDMMRIILADEISPDSCRLWDIETREKMDKDRFRRDMGGLLEAYSEVARRLGIINENEPVRGTGPVLVK from the coding sequence ATGAACCGTCGCCGCCGTATCTACGAGGGCAAGGCCAAGATTCTATATGAGGGACCGGAACCGGGTACGTTGATCCAGTTCTTCAAGGATGATGCCACCGCCTTCAACAAGAAGAAGCATGAAGTTATCGACGGCAAGGGCGTTCTGAACAACCGCATTTGCGAGTTCATCTTCAACCATCTGAACAAGATCGGCATCCCGACGCATTTCATCCGCCGCCTCAACATGCGCGAGCAGTTGATCCGCGAAGTCGAGATGATCCCGCTCGAGATCGTTGTGCGCAACGTCGCCGCCGGCTCGCTCGCCAAGCGCCTCGGCATCGAAGAAGGCGTGGTCCTGCCGCGCTCGATCATCGAATTCTATTACAAGTCGGACTCGCTCGACGATCCGATGGTTTCCGAAGAACACATCACGGCATTCGGCTGGGCCAACCCTGCCGAGCTCGATGACATCATGGCGCTCGCCATCCGCGTCAACGACTTTATGACCGGCCTCTTCCTCGGCGTCGGCATACAGCTCGTCGATTTCAAGATCGAATGCGGCCGCCTCTTCGAAGGCGACATGATGCGCATCATCCTCGCCGACGAAATCTCCCCGGACAGCTGCCGTCTGTGGGATATCGAGACCCGCGAAAAGATGGACAAGGACCGCTTCCGCCGCGATATGGGCGGATTGCTGGAAGCCTATTCCGAAGTCGCGCGGCGCCTCGGCATCATCAATGAAAACGAGCCCGTGCGCGGCACCGGGCCTGTATTGGTCAAGTAA
- a CDS encoding EAL domain-containing protein encodes MEIHDTPDLAERESRWNYALIGSGLGVWDHNHRAGTKYYSETWKEIRGMGPDESADGDYEEWLALLHPDDRDFVIEAIDKQIAGDPDYQVFEYRERHKDGHWVWIECRGACVEWDENGNPARIVGTDTDITARKRAEEMLEHLSRRLDLALDITRIGVFEADLEADAVEWDDRLLAMYGLEGTARVKPGEAWEKMLHPDDRVRALSRLDESLDKDQGLLHEFRIIRADGIERVIRARSAFFVDAEGKRKLIGANWDVTEEVKLRNDLQNAKNLAEARNQELEAAKESIEHLALHDYLTGLPNRRYLDRTLEERAEECRNGSLTLAVLHIDLDRFKQINDTLGHRAGDAMLKHAAKVLKDCVRSTDFVARIGGDEFVVLCAIDSGTKKLSNMAARIIRELSKPIRYEGHECRFGASIGIAADSGADLDAKQLLLNADIALYRAKGAGRNRHEFFSKDARRSIIAAKRLADEILQGLERHEFVPVYQLQFNARTLEVAGVETLARWQHPEHGLMAPDRFLKIAEDLDVVSTIDGLILEHALADRAAWAKQGFRTPKISVNVSSGRLNDPTLGKKLKALKVEPGTLSFELLESISLDDCDDAVTANLRQIRRLGIDIEIDDFGTGHASIVSLLKLSPRILKIDRELIRMLPQSAEQRKLVRSIIDIGRSLSILVTAEGVETMDHVRILADLGCDVLQGYALARPMPASQIPAYVQAASWRHPEGGARALQSGLSREIKRNGTK; translated from the coding sequence CTGGAAATCCACGACACGCCTGATCTTGCAGAGCGCGAGAGCCGTTGGAACTACGCGCTAATCGGCTCGGGTCTCGGCGTCTGGGATCACAATCACCGCGCCGGCACCAAATACTACTCAGAGACCTGGAAAGAAATCCGCGGCATGGGCCCGGATGAGAGCGCCGACGGCGACTACGAAGAATGGTTGGCGCTTCTCCATCCTGATGACCGCGATTTCGTCATTGAGGCGATCGACAAGCAGATCGCCGGCGACCCCGATTATCAGGTCTTCGAATATCGCGAACGCCACAAGGACGGCCACTGGGTCTGGATCGAATGCCGCGGCGCCTGTGTCGAATGGGACGAGAACGGCAACCCCGCCCGCATCGTCGGCACTGACACCGATATCACCGCCCGCAAGCGTGCCGAGGAGATGCTGGAGCACCTCTCCCGCCGCCTCGATCTGGCGCTCGACATCACCCGCATCGGCGTCTTCGAGGCCGATCTGGAGGCCGATGCCGTCGAATGGGACGACCGCCTGCTGGCCATGTACGGGCTCGAAGGCACGGCGCGCGTCAAACCCGGCGAAGCCTGGGAAAAAATGCTGCACCCTGATGACCGCGTCCGCGCGCTCTCCCGCCTCGACGAGAGCCTCGACAAGGACCAGGGTTTGCTGCACGAATTCCGCATCATCCGGGCCGATGGCATCGAGCGCGTCATCCGCGCCCGCTCGGCCTTTTTCGTCGATGCCGAAGGCAAGCGCAAACTGATCGGTGCCAACTGGGACGTCACCGAAGAGGTCAAGCTCCGCAACGACCTGCAGAACGCCAAGAACCTGGCCGAAGCACGCAACCAGGAGCTTGAGGCCGCCAAGGAAAGCATCGAGCACCTTGCGCTTCACGACTACCTGACCGGCCTGCCGAACCGCCGCTATCTCGACCGCACCCTGGAAGAGCGCGCCGAGGAATGCCGCAACGGCAGCCTGACGCTCGCCGTCCTGCATATCGATCTCGACCGCTTCAAGCAGATCAACGACACGCTCGGCCACCGCGCGGGCGATGCGATGCTGAAACATGCCGCGAAAGTTCTGAAGGACTGCGTCCGCTCGACCGATTTCGTCGCTCGCATTGGCGGCGATGAATTCGTCGTTCTCTGCGCCATAGACAGCGGCACCAAGAAGCTGTCGAACATGGCCGCCCGCATTATCCGCGAGCTCTCCAAGCCGATCCGCTACGAGGGACACGAATGCCGCTTCGGCGCCAGCATCGGCATTGCTGCCGACAGCGGCGCCGATCTCGATGCCAAGCAACTGCTGCTGAACGCCGATATCGCGCTCTACCGCGCCAAGGGTGCCGGCCGTAACCGGCATGAATTCTTCTCCAAGGATGCCCGCCGCAGCATCATTGCTGCCAAGCGCCTTGCCGACGAAATCCTGCAGGGCCTGGAACGCCACGAATTCGTCCCCGTCTACCAGCTGCAGTTCAACGCCCGCACCCTCGAAGTCGCAGGCGTCGAAACGCTTGCCCGTTGGCAGCATCCCGAACACGGCCTGATGGCGCCGGATCGCTTCCTGAAGATCGCCGAGGACCTCGACGTCGTCTCGACGATCGACGGCCTCATCCTCGAGCACGCCCTTGCGGACCGCGCCGCCTGGGCCAAGCAGGGTTTTCGGACACCGAAGATCTCCGTCAACGTTTCCTCCGGCCGCCTCAACGACCCGACGCTCGGCAAAAAGCTGAAGGCGCTGAAGGTCGAGCCTGGCACCCTCTCCTTCGAGCTCCTGGAATCGATCTCGCTCGACGATTGCGACGACGCGGTCACCGCCAATCTGAGGCAGATTCGCCGCCTTGGCATTGACATCGAGATCGATGACTTCGGCACCGGCCACGCCTCGATTGTCAGCCTGCTGAAGCTCAGCCCGCGCATCCTGAAGATCGACCGCGAGCTCATTCGCATGCTGCCGCAATCGGCAGAACAGCGAAAACTGGTGCGCTCAATCATCGATATCGGCCGCTCGCTGAGCATTCTGGTGACCGCCGAGGGCGTCGAGACCATGGATCACGTCCGCATCCTCGCCGATCTCGGCTGCGACGTCCTCCAGGGCTATGCGCTGGCACGGCCGATGCCCGCGTCGCAGATCCCGGCCTATGTCCAGGCGGCAAGCTGGCGTCATCCGGAAGGCGGCGCACGCGCGCTCCAAAGCGGCCTCAGCCGCGAGATCAAGCGCAACGGCACCAAATAA
- the purQ gene encoding phosphoribosylformylglycinamidine synthase subunit PurQ yields the protein MKSAVVQLPGLNRDRDMIAALTKISGHAPVTVWQTETHIPDIDLIVIPGGFSYGDYLRCGAIAARMPVMQAIIEKAKQGTKVLGVCNGFQILVEAGLLPGALMRNSSLKFVCREVKLEVVNADTDFSRAYAKGQIIRSPVAHHDGNFFADAETLAKIEGNGQVVFRYAEGTNPNGSINDIAGVMNESGNVLGMMPHPENLIEAAHGGSDGRGLFASALDVIAA from the coding sequence ATGAAGTCCGCCGTCGTTCAGCTCCCTGGTCTCAACCGCGATCGTGACATGATCGCTGCGCTCACCAAGATTTCCGGTCACGCACCGGTGACGGTGTGGCAGACCGAAACGCATATTCCGGATATCGACCTGATCGTCATCCCCGGCGGCTTCTCCTACGGTGACTATCTGCGCTGCGGCGCGATTGCTGCCCGCATGCCGGTCATGCAGGCGATCATCGAGAAGGCCAAGCAGGGAACCAAGGTTCTCGGCGTCTGCAACGGCTTTCAGATCCTCGTTGAGGCGGGCCTCCTGCCCGGCGCGCTGATGCGCAATTCCTCGCTGAAGTTCGTCTGCCGCGAAGTCAAGCTCGAGGTCGTCAACGCTGATACCGACTTCAGCCGCGCCTATGCCAAGGGCCAGATCATCCGCTCGCCGGTTGCTCACCACGACGGCAACTTCTTCGCCGATGCCGAAACGCTGGCTAAGATCGAAGGCAACGGCCAGGTCGTCTTCCGCTATGCCGAAGGCACCAATCCGAACGGCTCCATCAATGATATCGCCGGCGTGATGAACGAGAGCGGCAATGTTCTCGGCATGATGCCGCATCCGGAAAACCTGATCGAAGCAGCCCATGGCGGCTCCGACGGCCGCGGTCTCTTCGCTTCGGCGCTGGATGTAATCGCCGCTTAA
- a CDS encoding alpha/beta hydrolase — translation MKASDADILIIPGYTNSGPDHWQTRWEAKLSTARRVEQAEWSKPVRDDWIARIAEEVNASTRPVVLVAHSLGIPSTIHAIPHFRNKVAGAFLVAPPDVANPDIRPKHLMTFGPYPRDPLPFPAITVASRNDPFGTYEHADDIAASWGSLLIDAGESGHINSESGHGPWPEGTMVFAQFLSKLKP, via the coding sequence ATGAAAGCCTCAGACGCAGATATTCTCATCATCCCCGGCTACACCAATTCCGGTCCCGATCACTGGCAGACCCGCTGGGAAGCCAAGCTGAGTACGGCGCGCCGTGTCGAGCAGGCCGAATGGTCGAAGCCGGTTCGCGACGATTGGATCGCCCGCATTGCCGAGGAGGTCAACGCCTCGACGCGCCCGGTCGTGTTGGTCGCCCACTCGCTCGGCATTCCCTCGACGATCCACGCGATCCCGCATTTCAGGAACAAGGTTGCCGGCGCCTTCCTCGTGGCACCGCCCGATGTCGCAAATCCGGATATCCGCCCGAAGCATCTGATGACCTTCGGCCCCTATCCGCGCGATCCGCTGCCCTTCCCGGCGATCACCGTCGCCAGCCGCAACGATCCCTTCGGCACTTACGAACATGCCGATGACATCGCCGCAAGCTGGGGCTCGCTGCTGATCGACGCCGGAGAATCCGGCCATATCAATTCGGAGTCCGGCCACGGTCCCTGGCCCGAAGGCACGATGGTCTTTGCCCAGTTTCTCTCGAAGCTGAAGCCGTAA
- the grxD gene encoding Grx4 family monothiol glutaredoxin, with protein MSGINEFIDNEIKSNDVVLFMKGTPQFPQCGFSGQVVQILDYIGVDYKGINVLADSEIRQGIKDYSNWPTIPQLYVKGEFIGGCDIVREMFQAGELQQHLQENGVAVRAAS; from the coding sequence ATGAGCGGCATCAACGAATTCATCGACAACGAAATCAAGAGCAACGACGTCGTCCTTTTCATGAAGGGCACGCCGCAGTTTCCCCAGTGTGGTTTCTCCGGCCAGGTCGTGCAGATTCTCGATTACATCGGCGTCGATTATAAGGGCATCAACGTGCTCGCCGATTCGGAAATCCGCCAGGGCATCAAGGATTACTCCAACTGGCCGACGATCCCCCAGCTTTACGTGAAGGGTGAGTTCATCGGCGGCTGCGATATCGTCCGGGAAATGTTCCAGGCTGGCGAGTTGCAGCAGCATCTGCAGGAAAACGGCGTCGCGGTTCGCGCCGCCTCCTGA
- a CDS encoding PLP-dependent aminotransferase family protein encodes MTNWLPDLSRGSGPVYMRLADSIESAIASGALPAGSKLPPQRNLAYDIGVTIGTIGRAYALVHERGLVAGEVGRGTYVIDRNQASPSEQVDPLTISLGGTRAIDAPPNKIRFDTTAAPDLGQGRIVGRILGEIGEQHMSEVSSYSRTFPQNWFTAGRTWLSRNGWAPDAANIVPTSGVHAAAIAIISAVSSPGDKIVFENLTYTQVSRSARILGRRTIIVDSDEHGVIPEDFERVCHQQHPKLAFLMPTAHNPTLATMPLDRRQAIAEIARRHGVWLIEDDLYGGMTGDTTPLLASLAPERTFLINGLSKSVAAGVRGGWAACPPHFAQRIKVTHKMITGGLPFILAETAARLVESGEAHSVRAASVKELARREAIVREHLAGFDFVSHPHAPFLWLKVPDPWHSGTFKNAAYQEGVLIDDEDEFKSARSERVYHRVRVSFSSPADVTELSRGLTTLRRLLESGVSSYDSEV; translated from the coding sequence ATGACAAATTGGCTCCCAGATCTCTCGCGCGGTTCCGGCCCGGTCTATATGCGGCTGGCCGACAGCATCGAATCCGCCATCGCCAGCGGCGCCCTGCCCGCCGGCAGCAAGCTGCCGCCGCAGCGAAATCTCGCTTATGATATCGGGGTGACAATCGGAACGATCGGCCGGGCCTATGCGCTCGTTCACGAACGGGGCCTCGTTGCCGGCGAAGTCGGCCGCGGCACCTATGTGATCGACCGCAATCAGGCGTCGCCAAGCGAACAGGTCGACCCGCTAACGATTTCGCTCGGCGGCACCCGCGCCATCGACGCACCGCCGAACAAGATCCGCTTCGACACGACCGCGGCACCCGATCTCGGCCAAGGCAGGATTGTCGGGCGCATCCTCGGCGAAATCGGCGAGCAGCACATGTCGGAGGTCTCATCCTACTCGCGAACCTTCCCGCAGAACTGGTTCACCGCCGGACGGACATGGCTGTCGCGCAATGGCTGGGCGCCGGATGCCGCCAATATCGTCCCGACCTCTGGCGTCCACGCCGCAGCAATCGCCATCATCTCCGCCGTGTCCTCCCCCGGTGACAAGATCGTTTTCGAGAACCTCACCTATACGCAGGTCAGTCGCAGCGCCCGCATCCTCGGCCGCCGCACGATCATCGTCGACTCCGACGAACACGGCGTCATCCCCGAGGATTTCGAGCGTGTCTGCCACCAGCAGCATCCGAAGCTCGCCTTCCTGATGCCGACCGCCCACAATCCGACGCTCGCGACCATGCCGCTCGACAGGCGCCAGGCAATCGCCGAGATCGCGCGGCGCCACGGCGTCTGGCTGATCGAAGACGATCTTTATGGCGGCATGACCGGTGATACGACGCCGCTGCTCGCCTCGCTCGCGCCGGAGCGAACGTTCCTGATCAATGGCCTGTCGAAATCCGTCGCCGCCGGTGTTCGCGGCGGCTGGGCCGCCTGCCCGCCGCACTTTGCTCAGCGCATCAAGGTGACGCACAAGATGATCACCGGCGGCCTGCCCTTCATTCTGGCAGAGACAGCCGCACGGCTCGTCGAGTCGGGCGAGGCCCACAGCGTCCGCGCCGCAAGCGTCAAGGAACTCGCGCGCCGCGAGGCGATCGTGCGCGAACATCTCGCCGGCTTCGATTTCGTCTCCCATCCGCATGCGCCCTTCCTGTGGCTGAAGGTTCCCGACCCCTGGCATTCCGGCACTTTCAAGAATGCCGCCTATCAGGAAGGCGTGCTGATCGACGACGAGGACGAGTTCAAATCGGCCCGCTCCGAACGCGTCTATCACCGCGTCCGCGTCTCCTTCTCCTCGCCGGCCGATGTCACCGAGCTCTCCCGCGGGCTGACGACACTGCGGCGTCTGCTGGAAAGCGGCGTCTCCTCCTACGACAGCGAAGTCTGA
- a CDS encoding acyloxyacyl hydrolase yields the protein MNACIREVVLRFLSASTIVVLAAGASSLPAHAQDQIFDELRFGASASIQGGSEHEDGVFPEVTLFFDPFGHDEATGLQKLARPRIHLGTSIGTSGSATQVFTGFSWTADFSEKLFAEAGFGGVVHTGELDHNDDGPALGCRLLFHEYIGAGYRFDNHWNVLAQVAHSSHANLCDGPNNGMTRAGLQLGYKF from the coding sequence ATGAACGCTTGTATCCGCGAAGTGGTCCTGCGTTTCCTGTCTGCATCCACCATCGTGGTTCTCGCCGCCGGTGCATCGAGCTTGCCCGCGCATGCGCAGGATCAGATATTCGACGAACTACGCTTCGGCGCCTCTGCCTCCATCCAGGGCGGCAGCGAACATGAAGACGGCGTCTTCCCCGAAGTGACCCTCTTCTTCGATCCATTCGGCCATGACGAAGCCACCGGCCTGCAGAAGCTTGCGCGGCCGCGCATCCACTTGGGCACCTCGATCGGCACCTCGGGCTCCGCCACGCAGGTCTTCACCGGCTTCTCCTGGACTGCTGACTTTTCCGAGAAGCTCTTCGCCGAAGCGGGTTTCGGCGGCGTCGTCCATACCGGCGAGCTCGATCACAACGATGACGGCCCGGCGCTCGGCTGCCGCCTGCTGTTCCACGAATATATCGGCGCCGGCTATCGCTTCGACAATCACTGGAATGTCCTGGCTCAGGTCGCCCATTCCTCGCATGCCAATCTCTGCGACGGCCCGAACAACGGCATGACCCGCGCCGGCCTGCAGCTCGGCTACAAATTCTAG
- a CDS encoding BolA family transcriptional regulator — translation MPMKPGDIEDMIKAGIPGAKVTIRDLAGDGDHYAAEVVAEAFRGKSRVQQHQMVYEALKGNMGGILHALALQTSAPE, via the coding sequence ATGCCCATGAAACCCGGCGATATCGAAGACATGATCAAGGCCGGGATCCCCGGTGCCAAGGTGACGATCCGCGATCTGGCAGGAGACGGCGACCACTACGCCGCCGAAGTCGTCGCCGAAGCCTTCCGCGGCAAGAGCCGCGTACAGCAGCACCAGATGGTCTACGAAGCGCTGAAAGGCAACATGGGCGGCATATTGCACGCCCTCGCGCTGCAGACATCAGCACCTGAGTGA
- a CDS encoding DUF2189 domain-containing protein: protein MTAFHVMTGAGEAYAHPAINKISIDDVFDALRRGLDDFREKPSHYVFLCLMYPIAGVFLAVATSSANLLPMIFPLISGFALIGPIAAIGLYEISKRREMGEDTSWRHAFDVRHSPALPSIIAGGLLLFAFFVVWLVAAQTLYTNLFGDVFPRSIDTFTAQIFGTPEGMQLMMWGNLLGLAFAVIVLATTLVTFPMLLDRDVGLVAAMSASIRATLTNPIPVLVWGFIIAALLVIGSIPLFAGLALVMPILGHATWHLYRKLIGPA, encoded by the coding sequence ATGACGGCATTTCATGTCATGACGGGAGCAGGCGAAGCCTACGCGCATCCCGCCATCAACAAGATCAGCATTGACGATGTGTTCGACGCGCTGCGGCGCGGCCTGGACGATTTTCGCGAGAAGCCGTCTCACTATGTCTTCCTGTGTCTGATGTATCCGATTGCCGGCGTGTTCCTGGCAGTTGCGACATCGAGTGCCAATCTGCTGCCGATGATCTTTCCGCTGATCTCGGGCTTTGCGCTGATCGGCCCGATCGCAGCGATCGGCCTCTACGAGATCAGCAAGCGGCGGGAGATGGGCGAGGACACGTCCTGGCGTCATGCGTTCGACGTGCGCCATTCGCCGGCGCTGCCGTCGATCATTGCCGGCGGCCTACTGCTGTTCGCCTTCTTCGTTGTATGGCTGGTGGCAGCGCAGACGCTCTATACCAACCTCTTCGGCGACGTCTTCCCGCGGTCGATCGATACGTTCACCGCGCAGATCTTCGGCACGCCTGAGGGCATGCAGCTGATGATGTGGGGCAATCTGCTCGGCCTCGCTTTCGCAGTGATCGTGCTGGCGACGACGCTGGTGACGTTCCCGATGCTGCTTGACCGGGATGTCGGGCTTGTCGCGGCAATGAGCGCCTCGATCCGCGCCACGCTGACTAATCCCATTCCGGTACTGGTCTGGGGCTTCATCATCGCCGCGCTGCTGGTGATCGGTAGCATCCCGCTCTTTGCCGGCCTGGCGCTCGTGATGCCGATCCTCGGCCATGCGACCTGGCACCTCTATCGCAAGCTGATCGGACCGGCCTAA
- a CDS encoding DUF1127 domain-containing protein, which produces MSIMPQIKGEIVPIASVSDPCVIAPRVTTTGGTWLERLWNGFIEWHSKREGRRALRELTADQLKDIGMSQSDAAREVGKSFFWD; this is translated from the coding sequence ATGTCGATAATGCCGCAGATAAAGGGTGAAATTGTGCCTATTGCATCGGTAAGCGATCCGTGCGTCATTGCGCCCCGCGTCACAACGACCGGCGGGACATGGCTTGAGCGTCTCTGGAATGGATTTATCGAATGGCACAGCAAGCGCGAAGGACGCCGGGCGCTGCGCGAGCTGACGGCTGATCAGCTCAAGGATATCGGCATGTCGCAGTCCGATGCGGCCCGCGAAGTCGGCAAATCGTTTTTCTGGGATTGA